A window of the Streptococcus sp. 116-D4 genome harbors these coding sequences:
- the pnuC gene encoding nicotinamide riboside transporter PnuC gives MKKLTEKITQFIENFKNVHAEARKIGFAGIMSLLWKDLFVGRSLFQWLYLIALSSVPLILEFTQNIDSHDWLSLFASWTGIVCVILVAEGRASNYLFGAINSAIYLVLAMNATFYGEVLTTVYFFVMQPIGLYAWLSNRINDQGKVEESHFEAKKLSVFDWLKYLALTAIIWIGMGLAYQSIHSARPFRDSVTDATNGVGQLLMTRLYREQWIFWIATNLFSIYLWWGENIHIQGMYWVYTINSLVGWYQWTKAVRKEA, from the coding sequence ATGAAAAAATTAACTGAAAAAATCACACAATTTATCGAAAACTTTAAAAATGTTCATGCAGAAGCTCGTAAGATCGGGTTTGCAGGAATCATGAGCCTGCTCTGGAAAGATCTCTTTGTCGGCCGTAGCCTTTTCCAGTGGTTGTATCTCATCGCCTTGTCAAGTGTTCCCTTGATCTTGGAATTCACTCAAAATATAGATAGTCACGATTGGTTAAGCTTGTTTGCATCTTGGACTGGGATTGTCTGTGTTATCTTAGTAGCAGAAGGACGTGCAAGCAATTATCTCTTCGGGGCTATTAACTCAGCTATCTATTTGGTTTTGGCCATGAATGCGACTTTTTATGGCGAAGTCTTGACGACCGTTTACTTCTTTGTCATGCAGCCGATTGGTCTCTATGCTTGGCTGTCCAACCGTATTAATGACCAAGGAAAAGTAGAAGAATCTCACTTTGAAGCCAAGAAATTATCTGTTTTTGATTGGCTCAAGTACTTAGCCTTGACTGCTATCATCTGGATTGGCATGGGATTAGCTTACCAAAGTATCCATAGTGCTCGCCCTTTCCGTGATAGTGTTACCGATGCGACCAATGGTGTTGGTCAGCTCTTGATGACACGTCTTTACCGTGAGCAGTGGATTTTCTGGATTGCAACCAATCTCTTTAGTATTTATCTCTGGTGGGGTGAAAACATCCATATCCAAGGAATGTACTGGGTCTACACCATCAATAGTCTAGTCGGTTGGTACCAATGGACCAAGGCAGTTCGTAAGGAGGCATAA
- a CDS encoding Veg family protein encodes MSDAFTDVAKMKKIKEEIKAHEGQVVEMTLENGRKRQKNRLGKLIEVYPSLFIVEFGNVEGDKQANVYVESFTYSDILTEKNLIHYLD; translated from the coding sequence ATGTCAGATGCATTTACAGATGTAGCCAAGATGAAAAAAATCAAAGAAGAAATCAAGGCACATGAGGGACAAGTCGTAGAAATGACTTTGGAGAATGGTCGTAAGCGTCAAAAAAATAGATTGGGTAAGTTAATTGAGGTTTATCCATCCCTATTTATCGTGGAATTTGGAAATGTTGAAGGAGATAAACAAGCTAATGTTTACGTTGAATCCTTTACTTACTCAGATATCCTTACCGAAAAAAATCTAATCCATTATCTTGACTAA
- a CDS encoding NUDIX domain-containing protein codes for MEDTMIPVGMTEKEYFEIHATEKEFLDWYCKQDLPQYEKPSVTVDMVAYCFVDGKIKLLLIRRKAHPYQNCLALVGGFMDKDEDAAHACQREVREEVNLDLPLEKIEQLMTVSTPGRDPRGWTVTIAHLVYLPSRALELVQAGDDAKDVVFVDVDFQTGKCFLEGVELEEQAFAFDHYAIIQESIKRIQGRLDWNPTFLYLLEEEFTVYEGTELVNLINPGRPIVSNNFLVKYGEYVEEVGLKRVPKKKPRKTYRLK; via the coding sequence ATGGAGGACACGATGATTCCAGTAGGGATGACGGAAAAAGAATATTTTGAAATTCATGCGACTGAGAAGGAATTTTTAGACTGGTACTGCAAACAGGATCTTCCTCAGTATGAAAAACCGAGCGTGACGGTGGATATGGTAGCTTATTGCTTTGTCGACGGAAAAATCAAGCTCTTATTAATTCGCCGCAAGGCTCACCCTTATCAAAACTGTTTGGCCTTAGTTGGAGGATTTATGGACAAGGACGAAGATGCTGCGCATGCCTGTCAGCGTGAGGTGAGAGAAGAAGTCAATCTCGATCTTCCTTTGGAAAAAATTGAGCAATTGATGACCGTATCGACCCCCGGCCGTGACCCCCGGGGCTGGACAGTGACCATTGCCCACTTGGTTTATCTGCCTAGTCGTGCATTAGAACTTGTTCAAGCAGGAGACGATGCCAAGGATGTCGTTTTCGTAGATGTCGATTTTCAGACAGGCAAGTGCTTCTTAGAGGGAGTAGAGTTGGAGGAGCAAGCCTTCGCTTTTGACCATTATGCCATTATCCAAGAATCCATCAAACGAATCCAAGGGCGTCTCGACTGGAATCCGACCTTCCTCTATCTGCTGGAGGAGGAGTTCACTGTCTACGAAGGAACTGAACTGGTCAATCTTATCAACCCCGGTCGCCCAATCGTAAGCAATAACTTTCTCGTAAAATACGGAGAATATGTAGAAGAAGTTGGACTCAAACGAGTGCCTAAAAAGAAACCAAGAAAAACCTATCGATTGAAATAA
- a CDS encoding ABC transporter permease translates to MRNLKSILRRHISLLGFLGVLSIWQLAGLLKLLPKFILPTPLEILQAFVRDREFLWHHSWATLRVALLGLVLGVLIACLMAVLMDSLTWLNDLIYPMMVVVQTIPTIAIAPILVLWLGYGILPKIVLIILTTTFPIIVSILDGFRHCDKDMLTLFSLMRAKPWQILWHFKIPVSLPYFYAGLRVSVSYAFITTVVSEWLGGFEGLGVYMIQSKKLFQYDTMFAIIILVSIISLLGMKLVDVSEKYVIKWKRT, encoded by the coding sequence ATGAGAAACTTGAAAAGTATACTGAGGCGACACATTAGTCTATTGGGTTTTTTGGGAGTCTTGTCAATCTGGCAGCTAGCAGGGTTGCTTAAACTTCTTCCTAAGTTTATCCTGCCGACCCCTCTTGAAATTCTCCAGGCCTTTGTTCGTGATAGAGAATTTCTCTGGCACCATAGCTGGGCGACCTTGAGAGTGGCTTTACTGGGGTTGGTTTTGGGAGTCTTGATAGCCTGTCTCATGGCTGTGCTCATGGATAGTTTGACTTGGCTTAATGACCTGATTTACCCAATGATGGTGGTTGTTCAGACGATCCCGACTATTGCCATAGCCCCTATCCTGGTCTTGTGGCTAGGTTATGGGATTTTACCCAAGATTGTCTTGATTATTTTAACGACAACCTTTCCTATCATCGTCAGCATTTTGGACGGTTTTAGGCATTGTGACAAGGATATGCTGACCTTGTTTAGTCTGATGCGAGCCAAGCCTTGGCAAATCCTGTGGCATTTTAAAATTCCAGTCAGCCTGCCTTACTTTTATGCAGGTCTGAGGGTCAGTGTCTCCTACGCCTTTATCACAACAGTGGTATCTGAGTGGTTGGGAGGCTTTGAAGGACTAGGTGTCTATATGATTCAGTCAAAGAAACTGTTTCAGTATGATACCATGTTTGCTATTATTATTCTGGTATCGATTATCAGCCTTCTCGGTATGAAGCTGGTTGATGTCAGTGAAAAATATGTGATTAAATGGAAACGTACTTAA
- a CDS encoding ABC transporter ATP-binding protein has translation MTEIRLEHVSYAYDDEKILEDINLQVTSGEVVSILGPSGVGKTTLFNLIAGILEVQSGRIVLDGEENPKGRVSYMLQKDLLLEHKTVLGNIILPLLIQKVDKAEAIARADEILATFQLTAVRDKYPHELSGGMRQRVALLRTYLFGHKLFLLDEAFSALDEMTKMELHAWYLEIHKQLQLTTLIITHSIEEALNLSDRIYILKNRPGQIVSEIKLDWSEDEDKEVQKIAYKRQILAELGLDK, from the coding sequence ATGACAGAAATTAGACTAGAACACGTAAGCTACGCCTACGATGATGAAAAGATTTTAGAGGATATTAACCTACAAGTGACTTCAGGTGAAGTGGTTTCTATCTTAGGCCCAAGTGGTGTAGGAAAGACCACCCTCTTTAATCTAATCGCTGGGATTTTAGAAGTTCAGTCAGGGAGAATTGTCCTTGATGGGGAGGAAAATCCCAAAGGGCGCGTGAGTTATATGTTGCAAAAGGATCTGCTCTTGGAGCACAAGACGGTGCTTGGTAATATCATTCTTCCCCTCTTGATTCAAAAGGTGGATAAGGCAGAAGCTATTGCTCGTGCAGATGAAATTCTTGCGACCTTCCAGTTGACAGCTGTCAGAGATAAATACCCTCATGAACTCAGTGGTGGGATGCGCCAGCGTGTGGCCTTGCTTCGTACCTATCTTTTCGGGCACAAGCTCTTTCTTTTAGATGAGGCCTTTAGCGCCTTGGATGAGATGACCAAGATGGAACTCCACGCTTGGTATCTTGAGATTCACAAGCAGTTGCAGCTAACAACCTTGATCATCACGCATAGTATCGAGGAGGCCCTCAATCTCAGTGACCGCATCTATATCTTGAAAAATCGCCCTGGGCAGATTGTTTCAGAAATTAAACTAGATTGGTCTGAAGATGAGGACAAGGAAGTCCAAAAGATTGCCTACAAACGTCAAATCTTGGCAGAATTAGGCTTAGATAAGTAG
- a CDS encoding ATP-dependent Clp protease ATP-binding subunit translates to MNYSKALNECIESAYMVASHFGARYLESWHLLIAMSNHSYSVAGATLNDYPYEMDRLEEVALELTETDYSQDETFTELPFSHRLQVLFDEAEYVASVVHAKMLGTEHVLYAILHDGNALATRILERAGFSYEDKKDQVKIAALRRNLEERAGWTREDLKALRQRHRTVADKQNSMANMMGMPQTSSGGLEDYTHDLTEQARSGKLEPVIGRDKEISRMIQILSRKTKNNPVLVGDAGVGKTALALGLAQRIARGDVPAEMAKMRVLELDLMNVVAGTRFRGDFEERMNNIIKDIEEDGQVILFIDELHTIMGSGSGIDSTLDAANILKPALARGTLRTVGATTQEEYQKHIEKDAALSRRFAKVTIEEPSVADSMAILQGLKATYEKHHRVQITDDAVETAVKMAHRYLTSRHLPDSAIDLLDEAAATVQNKAKHVTADDSGLSSADKALMDGKWKQAAQLIVKEEELPVYQDLVTESDILTTLSRLSGIPVQKLTQTDAKKYLNLEAELHKRVIGQDQAVSSISRAIRRNQSGIRSHKRPIGSFMFLGPTGVGKTELAKALAEVLFDDESALIRFDMSEYMEKFAASRLNGAPPGYVGYEEGGELTEKVRNKPYSVLLFDEVEKAHPDIFNVLLQVLDDGVLTDSKGRKVDFSNTIIIMTSNLGATALRDDKTVGFGAKDIRFDQENMEKRMFEELKKAYRPEFINRIDEKVVFHSLSSDHMQEVVKIMVKPLVASLAEKGIDLKLQASALKLLANQGYDPEMGARPLRRTLQTEVEDKLAELLLKGELEAGNTLKIGVKAGQLKFDIV, encoded by the coding sequence ATGAACTATTCAAAAGCATTGAATGAATGTATCGAAAGTGCCTACATGGTGGCTAGCCATTTTGGAGCTCGTTATCTAGAGTCTTGGCACTTGTTGATTGCCATGTCCAATCACAGTTATAGTGTGGCCGGGGCGACTTTAAATGATTATCCATATGAGATGGACCGTTTAGAAGAGGTGGCTTTGGAACTGACTGAAACGGACTATAGCCAGGATGAAACCTTTACGGAATTGCCGTTTTCTCATCGTTTGCAGGTTCTTTTTGACGAAGCAGAGTATGTAGCATCAGTGGTCCATGCTAAGATGCTAGGGACAGAGCATGTCCTTTATGCGATTTTGCATGATGGCAATGCCTTGGCGACTCGTATCTTGGAGAGGGCTGGTTTTTCTTATGAAGACAAGAAAGATCAGGTCAAGATTGCTGCTCTTCGTCGAAATTTAGAAGAACGGGCAGGCTGGACTCGTGAAGACCTCAAGGCTTTACGCCAACGCCATCGTACAGTAGCTGACAAGCAAAATTCTATGGCGAATATGATGGGCATGCCCCAGACTTCAAGTGGTGGTCTCGAGGACTATACGCATGATTTGACAGAGCAAGCGCGTTCTGGCAAGTTAGAGCCAGTCATCGGTCGGGACAAGGAAATCTCACGTATGATTCAAATCTTGAGTCGGAAGACCAAGAATAATCCTGTCTTGGTTGGGGATGCAGGTGTCGGGAAAACTGCTCTGGCGCTTGGTCTTGCTCAGCGTATTGCTAGAGGGGATGTGCCTGCGGAAATGGCTAAGATGCGCGTGTTAGAGCTTGATTTGATGAATGTTGTTGCAGGGACACGCTTCCGTGGTGACTTTGAAGAACGCATGAACAATATCATAAAGGATATTGAAGAAGATGGCCAAGTCATCCTCTTTATCGATGAACTTCATACCATCATGGGTTCTGGTAGTGGAATTGACTCAACTCTAGATGCGGCCAATATCTTGAAGCCAGCCTTGGCGCGTGGAACTTTGAGAACAGTTGGTGCCACCACTCAAGAAGAGTACCAAAAACACATTGAAAAAGATGCGGCCCTTTCTCGTCGATTCGCCAAAGTGACGATTGAAGAGCCAAGTGTGGCAGACAGCATGGCCATTTTGCAAGGTTTGAAAGCGACCTATGAGAAGCATCATCGTGTGCAAATCACAGATGATGCGGTTGAAACAGCTGTCAAGATGGCTCATCGTTACTTGACTAGTCGTCACTTGCCAGACTCCGCTATTGATCTTTTGGATGAGGCAGCAGCAACAGTGCAAAATAAGGCTAAGCATGTAACAGCAGACGATTCTGGCTTGAGTTCAGCTGACAAGGCCTTGATGGATGGCAAGTGGAAACAAGCAGCTCAGCTAATCGTAAAAGAAGAGGAATTGCCTGTCTATCAAGACTTGGTAACAGAGTCTGATATTTTGACCACCTTAAGTCGCTTGTCAGGTATTCCAGTCCAAAAACTGACTCAGACTGATGCTAAGAAATACTTAAACTTGGAAGCTGAACTGCACAAACGTGTCATCGGTCAAGATCAAGCTGTTTCAAGTATTAGCCGTGCCATTCGCCGCAACCAGTCAGGGATTCGCAGTCATAAGCGTCCTATTGGTTCCTTTATGTTCTTAGGGCCTACAGGTGTCGGGAAGACTGAATTGGCCAAGGCTCTGGCAGAAGTTCTTTTTGACGACGAATCAGCTCTTATCCGCTTTGATATGAGTGAGTATATGGAGAAATTCGCAGCCAGCCGTCTCAATGGAGCTCCTCCGGGTTATGTTGGTTACGAAGAAGGTGGGGAGTTGACCGAGAAGGTTCGCAATAAACCATACTCTGTTCTCCTCTTTGACGAGGTAGAAAAGGCCCACCCAGACATCTTTAATGTGCTCTTGCAGGTCTTGGATGACGGTGTCTTGACCGATAGCAAGGGCCGCAAGGTTGACTTTTCAAATACCATTATCATCATGACGTCAAACCTTGGTGCGACAGCCCTTCGGGATGACAAGACAGTTGGATTTGGGGCAAAGGATATTCGTTTTGACCAGGAAAATATGGAAAAACGCATGTTTGAAGAGCTGAAAAAAGCTTATAGACCTGAGTTTATCAACCGTATTGATGAAAAGGTGGTCTTCCATAGCCTTTCTAGCGATCATATGCAGGAAGTGGTGAAGATTATGGTCAAACCTTTAGTGGCAAGTTTGGCTGAAAAAGGCATTGACTTGAAATTACAAGCTTCCGCACTGAAATTGTTGGCCAATCAAGGATATGACCCAGAGATGGGAGCTCGTCCGCTTCGCAGAACCCTACAAACAGAAGTGGAAGACAAGTTGGCAGAACTTCTTCTCAAGGGAGAATTAGAGGCAGGCAACACACTTAAGATTGGTGTTAAAGCAGGCCAGTTAAAATTTGATATTGTATAA
- a CDS encoding ABC transporter substrate-binding protein yields MKKTWKVFLTVLTALLAVVLVACGQGTASKDNKEAELKKIDFILDWTPNTNHTGLYVAKEKGYFKEAGVDVDLKLPPEESSSDLVINGKAPFAIYFQDYMAKKLEKGAGITAVAAIVEHNTSGIISRKSDNVTSPKDLVGKKYGTWNDPTELAMLKTLVESQGGDFEKVEKVPNNDSNSITPIANGVFDTAWIYYGWDGILAKSQGVDANFMYLKDYVKEFDYYSPVIIANNDYLKDNKEEARKVIQAIKKGYQYAMEHPEEAADILIKNAPELKEKRDFVIESQKYLSKEYASDKEKWGQFDAARWNAFYKWDKENGILKEDLTDKGFTNEFVK; encoded by the coding sequence ATGAAAAAAACATGGAAAGTGTTTTTAACTGTTTTAACAGCTCTTCTAGCTGTTGTGCTTGTGGCCTGTGGTCAAGGAACTGCTTCTAAGGATAATAAGGAAGCAGAACTTAAGAAGATTGACTTTATCCTAGACTGGACACCAAATACCAACCACACCGGACTTTATGTAGCCAAAGAAAAAGGTTATTTCAAAGAAGCTGGAGTGGATGTTGATTTGAAATTGCCACCAGAAGAAAGCTCATCAGACCTAGTTATCAATGGTAAGGCACCGTTTGCTATCTATTTCCAAGACTACATGGCTAAGAAATTGGAAAAAGGGGCAGGAATTACAGCCGTTGCAGCAATCGTTGAGCACAATACATCAGGAATCATCTCTCGTAAGTCTGACAATGTAACCAGTCCAAAAGACTTAGTTGGTAAGAAATACGGAACTTGGAATGACCCAACTGAACTTGCTATGTTGAAAACCTTGGTAGAATCTCAAGGTGGAGACTTTGAAAAAGTTGAAAAAGTACCAAATAATGATTCAAACTCGATCACACCGATTGCCAATGGGGTCTTTGATACTGCTTGGATCTACTACGGTTGGGATGGTATCCTTGCTAAATCGCAAGGTGTAGATGCTAACTTCATGTATTTGAAAGACTACGTTAAAGAATTTGACTACTATTCACCAGTTATCATTGCTAACAATGACTATCTGAAAGACAACAAAGAAGAAGCTCGTAAAGTCATCCAAGCTATCAAAAAAGGCTACCAATATGCCATGGAGCATCCAGAGGAAGCAGCTGATATCCTCATCAAAAATGCACCTGAACTCAAGGAAAAACGTGACTTTGTCATCGAATCTCAAAAATACTTGTCAAAAGAATATGCTAGCGACAAGGAAAAATGGGGACAATTTGATGCAGCTCGCTGGAATGCCTTCTACAAATGGGATAAAGAAAATGGAATCCTCAAGGAAGACTTGACAGATAAAGGATTTACCAACGAATTTGTAAAATAA
- a CDS encoding CtsR family transcriptional regulator yields the protein MRFKNTSDHIEAYIKAILDQSGIVELQRSQLADTFQVVPSQINYVIKTRFTESRGYLVESKRGGGGYIRIGRIEFSSHHEMLRELLYSIGERLSQEIYEDILQLLVEQELMTKQEMNLLVAVALDRVLGEEAPILRANMLRQVIQEVDRKGK from the coding sequence ATGAGATTTAAAAATACATCGGATCATATTGAGGCCTACATCAAGGCGATTTTAGATCAATCTGGTATCGTGGAGTTGCAACGGAGTCAGTTGGCAGATACTTTTCAGGTTGTTCCTAGTCAGATTAACTATGTGATCAAGACACGCTTTACGGAAAGTAGAGGCTACTTGGTTGAAAGTAAGCGTGGTGGCGGAGGTTATATTCGTATAGGACGGATTGAGTTTTCTAGTCATCATGAAATGCTCAGGGAGCTGCTTTACTCAATTGGTGAGCGACTCAGTCAAGAGATTTATGAAGATATTCTACAGCTTTTGGTTGAGCAGGAATTGATGACCAAGCAAGAGATGAATTTGCTGGTAGCAGTAGCTTTGGATCGCGTTCTAGGAGAAGAAGCTCCAATCCTTCGTGCTAATATGCTACGACAGGTCATACAAGAGGTAGATAGAAAAGGGAAGTAA
- the cbpD gene encoding choline binding-anchored murein hydrolase CbpD, whose amino-acid sequence MKISPFTVTETRFSFRKSVKKVVPFLVVGMMLAAGNSVYAYSGGNGSIARGDDYPAHYKNGSQEIDKWRMYSRQCTSFAAFRLSNVNGFEIPAAYGNANEWGYRARREGYRVDNTPAIGSIAWSTAGTYGHVAWVSNVVGDEIEIEEYNYGMRESYNKRVVKANTMTGFIHFKDLAGGSVGNSQSSTSTGGTHYFKAKAAIKNQPLTSATAIDYYYPGENVHYDQILEKDGYKWLSYTAYNGSRRYIQLESVTSSQNYQNQSGNSSNYGSNNSSTVGWKKINGSWYHFKSNGSKSTGWLKDGSSWYYLKSSGEMQTGWLKENGVWYYLDSSGAMKTGWYQVSGKWYYSYSSGALAVNTTVDGYRVNSDGERV is encoded by the coding sequence ATGAAAATTTCACCATTTACAGTAACAGAGACAAGATTTTCTTTTAGAAAATCAGTTAAAAAGGTTGTTCCTTTTCTAGTAGTAGGAATGATGCTAGCAGCGGGTAATAGTGTATATGCTTATTCGGGAGGAAATGGATCAATTGCGCGTGGGGATGATTATCCTGCTCATTATAAAAATGGGAGCCAGGAGATTGATAAGTGGCGCATGTATTCTCGTCAATGTACTTCTTTTGCAGCCTTTCGTTTGAGTAATGTCAATGGTTTTGAGATTCCGGCTGCTTATGGAAATGCGAATGAATGGGGCTATCGTGCTCGTCGTGAAGGGTATCGTGTAGATAATACGCCAGCTATTGGCTCCATTGCTTGGTCTACTGCAGGAACTTATGGTCATGTTGCCTGGGTATCAAATGTAGTGGGAGATGAGATTGAGATTGAAGAATACAATTATGGAATGAGGGAATCTTATAACAAGCGCGTCGTGAAGGCCAATACTATGACCGGTTTTATTCATTTTAAAGATTTGGCTGGTGGCAGTGTTGGAAATAGTCAATCCTCAACTTCAACAGGGGGAACACATTATTTTAAGGCTAAGGCTGCTATCAAAAATCAGCCTCTAACTAGCGCAACTGCGATTGATTACTATTATCCTGGGGAGAATGTTCATTATGATCAAATTCTCGAAAAAGATGGATACAAGTGGTTGAGTTATACGGCTTATAACGGAAGTCGTCGCTATATCCAGCTAGAGAGTGTGACTTCTTCACAGAATTATCAGAATCAATCAGGAAATAGCTCTAACTATGGATCCAATAACAGTTCAACTGTCGGTTGGAAGAAAATAAATGGTAGTTGGTATCATTTTAAATCAAATGGGTCTAAATCAACAGGCTGGCTGAAAGATGGTTCTAGCTGGTATTATCTGAAATCATCTGGTGAAATGCAGACAGGCTGGTTAAAGGAAAATGGAGTTTGGTATTATCTGGATAGTTCAGGTGCAATGAAAACAGGCTGGTATCAAGTCTCTGGTAAGTGGTATTATTCTTACTCTTCAGGTGCCTTAGCTGTTAATACGACGGTGGATGGCTACAGAGTAAATAGTGATGGCGAGCGAGTATAG
- a CDS encoding AAA family ATPase, protein MKKKTAVVFGTFAPLHQGHIDLIQRAKRQCDRVWVVVSGYEGDRGEQVGLTLQKRFRYIREAFRDDELTSVCKLDETNLPRYPMGWQEWLNQMLAEISYNETQQELIFFVGEADYQQELSNRGFETVLQERKFGISATMIRENPSKYWKYIAQPFRRQFTKKVLIMGSASNGKTTLAKDLARYYDAPVSLEYAREYQIKNNVRDDELTPKDYYYLLLGQYDQTSKLIDSNANRGLVIADTNSLVTKGYYDYYMETEDQEDLSGETFDNLFVSILAKEKWDLILFVQPVGSYVNDGFRDMTMAEDHIRHSFSQHLDQMREQYLGNIPHVYLADDYLGNYEAAKVAIDAIYQAD, encoded by the coding sequence ATGAAAAAGAAAACAGCAGTGGTATTTGGAACCTTTGCTCCACTTCATCAAGGACATATCGATTTGATCCAGCGAGCCAAGCGGCAGTGTGACCGGGTCTGGGTTGTCGTTTCAGGCTATGAGGGAGACCGAGGGGAGCAGGTAGGGTTAACGCTTCAAAAAAGATTTCGCTATATCCGAGAGGCTTTTCGTGATGACGAGTTGACCTCTGTCTGCAAATTAGATGAAACCAATCTTCCCCGTTACCCTATGGGTTGGCAGGAGTGGTTGAATCAGATGTTAGCGGAGATTTCTTATAATGAAACCCAGCAAGAACTAATCTTCTTTGTGGGAGAAGCAGACTACCAGCAAGAATTGTCTAATCGTGGTTTTGAGACTGTCTTGCAAGAAAGAAAATTTGGTATCTCAGCGACTATGATTCGTGAAAATCCAAGCAAATATTGGAAATATATTGCTCAACCTTTCCGACGTCAGTTTACAAAGAAAGTGTTGATTATGGGAAGTGCCAGCAATGGGAAGACCACTCTGGCTAAGGATTTGGCAAGGTATTACGATGCGCCCGTTAGTCTGGAATATGCGCGTGAGTACCAGATCAAAAACAATGTCCGCGATGATGAATTGACTCCAAAGGATTACTATTATCTCCTTTTAGGGCAGTATGACCAGACCTCTAAGTTAATCGATAGCAATGCCAATAGGGGACTGGTAATAGCAGACACCAACTCCTTAGTAACCAAGGGCTACTATGATTATTACATGGAGACTGAGGATCAAGAGGACTTATCGGGAGAGACTTTTGATAATCTCTTTGTCTCGATTTTGGCTAAGGAAAAATGGGACTTGATTCTCTTTGTGCAACCTGTCGGCTCCTATGTCAATGATGGATTTAGAGATATGACCATGGCAGAAGACCATATTCGTCATAGTTTTTCCCAGCATTTGGACCAGATGAGGGAGCAATATCTAGGCAATATTCCTCATGTTTATCTAGCTGATGACTATCTAGGAAATTATGAAGCAGCAAAAGTGGCTATTGATGCCATCTACCAAGCAGATTAG
- a CDS encoding thiamine-binding protein: MKASIALQVLPLSQGIDRIAVIDQIIAYLQAQEVTMVVTPFETVLEGEFDELMRILKEALEVAGQEADNVFANVKINVGEILSIDEKLEKYTEATH; encoded by the coding sequence ATGAAAGCAAGCATTGCCTTGCAAGTTTTACCCCTATCACAGGGGATTGATCGGATTGCTGTTATCGATCAGATCATCGCTTATCTGCAAGCTCAAGAAGTGACGATGGTGGTGACACCATTTGAAACAGTCTTGGAAGGGGAGTTTGATGAGCTTATGCGCATTCTCAAAGAAGCGCTAGAAGTGGCAGGGCAGGAGGCAGACAATGTCTTTGCCAATGTCAAAATAAATGTAGGAGAGATTTTAAGTATTGATGAGAAACTTGAAAAGTATACTGAGGCGACACATTAG